The proteins below come from a single Vibrio diazotrophicus genomic window:
- the msrB gene encoding peptide-methionine (R)-S-oxide reductase MsrB — protein sequence MKRSTALLLLFAAIPLSIFSFSHATSEMTSTHADPMKSGQTEVATLAGGCFWCTESDLEKLPGVVDVVSGYAGGNVDNPNYKQVSSGKTGHIEVVKVTYDPKKVTYEQVLDQFFRHIDPTDDQGSFVDRGNQYRPAIFYHNDEQKQIAANFMKEIEQTGIFKKPLKTELIKYTKFWRAEEYHQDYYKNNSLRYKYYRYASGRDQYLDEIFGKDRVEKPVTLREIIDKTKALNSVKAYTRPSNEEIKSKLTDLQYYVTQEEGTERAFQNEYWDNKQAGIYVDIVSGEPLFSSTDKYKSGTGWPSFTKPISSAYIVTHDDNKLFYTRTEVRSRFADSHLGHVFDDGPAPTGLRYCMNSAAMRFVPVEKMQQEGYAEWLSLFEK from the coding sequence ATGAAACGCTCAACAGCACTATTACTACTCTTCGCAGCAATACCTTTATCAATTTTTTCGTTCAGTCATGCCACCAGCGAAATGACATCGACTCACGCAGATCCAATGAAATCTGGTCAAACGGAAGTTGCTACCTTGGCGGGTGGTTGCTTCTGGTGTACAGAATCGGATTTGGAAAAACTTCCGGGAGTCGTTGACGTGGTCTCTGGTTACGCTGGCGGAAATGTTGACAACCCAAATTACAAACAAGTTTCCTCAGGTAAAACCGGACACATTGAAGTGGTTAAGGTGACTTACGATCCCAAAAAAGTGACTTACGAACAGGTACTGGACCAGTTTTTTCGACATATCGATCCAACCGATGACCAAGGATCTTTTGTCGACCGAGGGAACCAATACCGCCCTGCGATTTTCTATCACAATGATGAGCAAAAGCAGATTGCTGCGAACTTCATGAAAGAAATCGAACAAACAGGCATTTTCAAAAAACCATTAAAAACTGAGCTGATTAAATACACCAAGTTTTGGCGTGCGGAAGAATACCATCAAGACTATTACAAAAATAACTCGCTACGTTATAAGTACTATCGTTACGCTTCGGGACGTGACCAGTACCTAGACGAGATTTTCGGTAAGGACAGAGTAGAAAAGCCGGTAACGTTACGAGAAATTATCGACAAAACAAAAGCTCTCAACAGTGTCAAAGCATACACTCGCCCGTCTAATGAAGAGATCAAATCAAAACTGACCGATCTACAGTATTACGTTACTCAAGAGGAAGGCACCGAACGTGCTTTCCAAAATGAATACTGGGATAACAAGCAAGCAGGTATCTATGTGGATATCGTTTCTGGAGAACCTCTGTTTTCTTCCACCGATAAATACAAATCAGGGACAGGCTGGCCAAGTTTCACCAAGCCAATCAGTTCGGCATACATTGTGACTCACGATGACAACAAACTGTTTTATACCAGAACCGAGGTTCGCAGCCGCTTTGCAGACTCTCATCTAGGCCATGTGTTTGATGATGGCCCAGCGCCGACGGGTTTAAGATACTGTATGAACTCAGCCGCGATGCGTTTTGTACCAGTCGAAAAGATGCAACAAGAAGGTTATGCGGAATGGCTTTCTCTGTTTGAGAAATAG
- the folE gene encoding GTP cyclohydrolase I FolE, with the protein MSSGLSESAKLVKDALERRGLETPMQPNTVSREEKKEKIESHMREILNLLGLDLTDDSLEETPHRIAKMYVDEIFSGLDYSNFPKITVIENKMNVSEMVKVKDITVTSTCEHHLVTIDGKAAVAYIPRGKIIGLSKINRIVRFFAQRPQVQERMTQQILVALQALLESEDVAVTIDATHYCVKSRGVMDATSVTTTTALGGIFKSNPATRAEFLHGLR; encoded by the coding sequence ATGTCATCAGGTCTTAGCGAATCAGCAAAGTTAGTAAAAGATGCGCTAGAGCGCCGTGGTTTGGAAACGCCAATGCAGCCAAATACGGTGAGTCGTGAAGAGAAGAAAGAAAAGATTGAGAGTCACATGCGTGAAATCCTCAATTTACTTGGTCTTGATCTGACCGATGATAGCCTAGAAGAAACGCCGCATCGTATTGCAAAAATGTATGTGGATGAGATTTTTTCAGGGCTTGACTATAGCAACTTCCCTAAAATCACTGTGATTGAAAACAAGATGAATGTGAGTGAAATGGTGAAGGTGAAAGACATCACAGTAACCAGCACTTGTGAACATCACTTAGTGACGATTGATGGTAAAGCGGCTGTCGCTTATATTCCTCGTGGCAAAATTATTGGTCTGTCTAAGATCAACCGCATTGTCCGCTTTTTTGCTCAGCGTCCTCAGGTTCAAGAGCGTATGACACAGCAAATTCTGGTTGCTCTGCAAGCTCTACTAGAGTCAGAGGATGTGGCAGTTACTATCGATGCTACGCATTACTGCGTGAAATCTCGTGGTGTGATGGACGCAACCAGCGTAACCACAACCACAGCGCTCGGCGGTATCTTCAAATCCAACCCTGCAACTCGCGCTGAATTTCTTCACGGTTTACGTTAA
- a CDS encoding formate--tetrahydrofolate ligase, translating to MLSDIDICRSTPLSHIDAVAEKAGLRAEEYESHGHYKAKVSLKCLERLHEKPVGKFVLVTAITPTPLGEGKTVTTIGLAQGLAKLNQSVFACIRQPSMGPIFGVKGGAAGGGYSQVAPMEELNLHLTGDIHAVTAAHNLASAAIDARIYHEQRNGYEDFERRTQLKALRIDPHQVVWKRVVDHNDRALRMVTVGQNEMGKTINGYERTDGFDISAASELMAILALASDLKDLRQRIGKIVIGYSFDGNPVTTEDLQVAGAMTVSMKEAIKPTLMQTLEGVPTLIHAGPFANIAHGNSSIIADDIATRLAEYTVTEGGFGSDMGFEKACNIKAKASGKTPDCAVIVATLRGLKANSGQFDLRPGQAIPDSLFAPDRVALVAGFENLKWHINNVNKYGIPAVVAINRFPQDTNEELQQLIELIEALPNDVEVSISEGFVKGGEGTKELAEKVIKQCEKTSLFEPLYQAEDTLMTKITSVVTKGYGAGSFMLSYKAQMQLKQLNEQGFENLSVCFAKTPLSITTNSSIKGAPSGFEVMIRELKLCAGAGFVYALCDNVMTMPGLPDRPAFMSLDIDEHGHIIGLS from the coding sequence ATGCTATCAGACATCGACATTTGCCGTTCCACCCCATTGAGCCACATTGATGCCGTTGCTGAAAAAGCAGGATTACGTGCTGAAGAGTACGAAAGTCACGGCCATTACAAAGCAAAAGTCTCATTAAAATGTTTAGAACGATTGCATGAAAAACCCGTAGGCAAGTTTGTATTGGTAACGGCCATCACACCGACACCGCTCGGTGAAGGTAAAACTGTTACAACCATAGGTTTAGCGCAGGGATTAGCAAAATTGAATCAGTCGGTTTTTGCTTGTATACGCCAACCTTCTATGGGGCCTATCTTTGGCGTTAAAGGTGGTGCTGCAGGTGGTGGTTATTCGCAGGTTGCTCCAATGGAAGAATTAAACCTGCACTTAACTGGTGATATTCATGCGGTGACCGCCGCCCATAACCTAGCCTCTGCCGCTATCGACGCTCGTATCTACCATGAGCAGCGTAACGGCTATGAAGATTTCGAACGTCGAACACAGCTTAAAGCGCTACGAATCGATCCACACCAAGTGGTATGGAAACGTGTTGTTGACCATAACGATCGCGCGCTGCGCATGGTAACGGTTGGCCAAAACGAAATGGGTAAAACCATCAATGGTTATGAACGTACTGATGGTTTCGATATTTCCGCAGCGTCTGAACTTATGGCAATTCTTGCCTTGGCTTCCGACCTTAAAGACCTGCGTCAACGTATCGGCAAAATTGTGATTGGCTACAGTTTTGATGGTAACCCAGTGACCACAGAGGATTTGCAAGTCGCTGGCGCGATGACGGTCAGCATGAAAGAAGCGATCAAACCAACGTTAATGCAGACTTTAGAAGGCGTGCCTACCCTTATCCATGCAGGACCTTTCGCAAATATTGCACACGGCAATTCATCGATCATTGCCGATGACATCGCGACACGTTTAGCCGAATACACAGTCACAGAAGGCGGTTTTGGTTCTGACATGGGTTTTGAAAAAGCCTGTAACATCAAAGCAAAAGCATCGGGTAAAACACCCGATTGTGCTGTTATTGTGGCAACCTTGCGCGGTCTGAAAGCAAACTCAGGTCAATTCGATTTACGTCCGGGTCAAGCTATCCCCGACTCATTGTTCGCACCAGATCGAGTTGCTTTAGTCGCAGGCTTTGAGAACTTAAAGTGGCACATCAACAACGTTAATAAATACGGTATTCCTGCTGTTGTCGCGATTAACCGTTTCCCCCAAGATACTAACGAAGAACTACAGCAGCTTATTGAACTTATCGAGGCTTTGCCAAACGATGTTGAAGTGTCGATTTCAGAGGGTTTTGTTAAAGGTGGTGAAGGCACGAAAGAACTTGCAGAAAAAGTCATTAAACAGTGCGAGAAAACCTCTTTGTTTGAGCCTTTGTACCAAGCTGAAGATACGCTGATGACCAAGATCACCAGTGTTGTCACCAAAGGCTACGGTGCAGGTTCATTTATGCTGAGTTACAAAGCTCAAATGCAATTAAAGCAGTTGAACGAACAAGGCTTCGAAAACCTGTCAGTCTGTTTCGCGAAGACGCCGCTCTCTATTACCACAAATTCATCAATTAAAGGTGCACCAAGTGGATTTGAAGTGATGATTCGCGAGCTCAAACTCTGCGCTGGCGCTGGCTTTGTTTATGCGCTGTGCGACAACGTCATGACCATGCCCGGCCTACCAGACAGGCCCGCCTTTATGTCATTAGACATCGACGAACACGGGCATATTATTGGTTTGAGTTAA
- the moeB gene encoding molybdopterin-synthase adenylyltransferase MoeB — MEILSDAEMLRYNRQIILKAFDFEGQEALKQSSILILGAGGLGCASSQYLATAGIGKLTLIDDDKVELSNLQRQVLHHDADIGKLKVESAAQALKELNPELEIVTVAKRLTDEALLSLVQDHDLVLDASDNVDTRNQLNRLCYQTKTPLVSGAAIRMEGQVSVFTYQDQQEPCYQCLSALFGSNALSCVEAGVMAPVVGIIGAVQAMEAIKVIAGLGKPIQGKILMLDAMTMSWREMKLMKQPHCPTCSS, encoded by the coding sequence ATGGAAATCCTAAGCGACGCAGAAATGCTGCGTTACAACCGCCAGATCATCCTTAAAGCATTTGATTTTGAAGGACAGGAAGCGCTGAAGCAGTCTTCGATTCTGATCCTCGGTGCTGGTGGCTTGGGATGTGCCTCTAGCCAATATCTTGCAACTGCTGGTATAGGCAAACTGACGCTGATTGATGACGATAAAGTGGAGTTGTCGAACTTGCAGCGTCAGGTTCTTCACCATGATGCGGATATCGGAAAGCTCAAAGTGGAATCCGCAGCGCAAGCGTTAAAAGAACTTAACCCAGAGCTTGAAATTGTTACCGTAGCGAAAAGACTTACTGATGAAGCCCTGTTAAGTCTAGTTCAGGACCATGATTTGGTGTTGGATGCCAGCGACAACGTAGATACGCGTAACCAGCTTAATCGCCTTTGTTACCAGACCAAAACACCGTTAGTTTCCGGCGCTGCCATTCGCATGGAAGGCCAAGTGAGCGTGTTTACTTATCAAGATCAGCAAGAGCCTTGCTATCAATGCTTAAGTGCTCTGTTTGGAAGTAATGCGCTTTCTTGTGTTGAAGCGGGTGTCATGGCGCCTGTGGTTGGCATTATCGGCGCGGTTCAGGCAATGGAAGCGATTAAGGTCATTGCAGGTTTGGGTAAGCCAATCCAAGGCAAAATTCTGATGCTTGATGCTATGACCATGTC
- the moeA gene encoding molybdopterin molybdotransferase MoeA, whose amino-acid sequence MGCCDAPGLMPLEEALEKMLAGIKPIQSTLQLPLADAIGYVLAEDILSPINVPPFDNSAMDGYAVRISELAHNQPLPVAGKSFAGQPFESEWPPMTCVRIMTGAQIPQGCDAVIMQEQATVTEDGVTFCQTQVKPNNNIRPVGDDIRQGDIVLNKGARLTARDIPMIATLGVSHVTVFRKPKVAFFSTGDELKPLGTELKAGEIYDSNRYGIKPLIINFGCEAIDLGIIPDCPKTLKETFEKAQSLADVVVTSGGVSVGEADFTKDILDEVGQIGFWKLAIKPGKPFAFGALGDAWFCGLPGNPVSAVLTMYVLVQPMLAKLGGHSQWKAPESIPAITRTAFKKGPGRTDFQRGIYTIENGQFVVETTGNQSSGAFRSMSLANCFVVLERERGSVEVGETVNIQLFNSTLY is encoded by the coding sequence ATGGGCTGTTGTGACGCTCCGGGCTTAATGCCTCTTGAAGAAGCTTTAGAAAAAATGCTGGCTGGCATTAAACCAATTCAATCGACACTTCAACTTCCACTCGCAGACGCCATCGGCTATGTACTTGCAGAAGACATTCTTTCACCTATCAACGTACCACCATTCGATAACTCTGCGATGGATGGGTACGCGGTTAGAATCAGCGAATTAGCGCACAACCAACCTCTGCCTGTAGCGGGTAAATCGTTTGCTGGGCAGCCTTTTGAAAGCGAATGGCCGCCAATGACCTGTGTACGTATCATGACCGGCGCGCAAATTCCTCAAGGTTGTGATGCGGTGATCATGCAAGAACAAGCGACGGTCACCGAAGACGGTGTTACTTTTTGCCAAACTCAGGTTAAACCAAACAACAATATCCGCCCTGTTGGCGACGACATTCGCCAAGGCGACATCGTTCTCAACAAAGGTGCTCGTCTGACCGCTCGCGATATTCCGATGATCGCGACCTTAGGTGTTAGCCACGTCACTGTCTTCAGAAAACCAAAAGTCGCCTTTTTCTCTACTGGTGACGAGCTAAAACCATTAGGCACTGAGCTTAAAGCTGGCGAAATCTATGACAGCAACCGTTATGGTATCAAACCGCTGATCATTAACTTCGGTTGTGAAGCCATTGATTTAGGCATTATTCCTGACTGCCCTAAAACGCTTAAAGAGACATTTGAAAAAGCACAAAGCCTTGCCGATGTGGTGGTAACTTCAGGTGGCGTCAGCGTTGGTGAAGCAGATTTCACTAAAGACATTCTTGATGAAGTGGGGCAAATCGGTTTTTGGAAACTGGCGATCAAACCAGGTAAACCCTTTGCTTTTGGCGCTCTAGGTGATGCTTGGTTCTGTGGTCTGCCAGGCAACCCTGTTTCTGCAGTATTAACGATGTATGTGCTAGTTCAACCTATGCTGGCTAAGCTAGGTGGTCATTCGCAATGGAAAGCACCCGAATCGATTCCGGCGATTACTCGTACTGCATTCAAAAAAGGACCGGGCAGAACGGATTTCCAACGCGGCATTTACACCATCGAAAATGGTCAGTTTGTTGTAGAAACGACGGGGAATCAGAGTTCAGGTGCCTTCCGCTCTATGAGCTTAGCCAACTGTTTTGTGGTACTTGAGCGTGAACGTGGCAGCGTTGAAGTGGGTGAAACCGTCAACATTCAACTGTTTAACTCAACGTTATATTAG
- a CDS encoding LysR family transcriptional regulator — protein sequence MDNTFSTIPIFVAVVECGSFSLAAEKLGVTKSAVSKRVTQLEDELGIRLLNRTTRKLSLTEAGKRYYDHVSQALALAQQGMDAVTELQGEPKGKLKITAPMSFGVLYIAPIIAEFLEQFPKVTIDLQLEDQMVDLIEGEFDLAIRIGNLPISNLVAKRLVNCKSVLCASPEYIKRNGSPKKPSDLIDHNCLVYSYFRGGSEWTFEQAHNEFKVIPKGNFIVNNSEAIRRALIEGLGVGQLPTFLVSKDILSGKLLPIMTPYSLPEHAIYAVFPERKHLPHKVRAFMEFVADKLGRDKPVWDEGIF from the coding sequence ATGGACAATACTTTCTCTACCATCCCTATTTTCGTTGCTGTCGTCGAATGCGGGAGCTTTTCGCTTGCTGCCGAAAAGCTGGGCGTAACGAAATCGGCTGTCAGTAAACGGGTTACCCAGTTGGAAGATGAGCTTGGTATACGACTGCTCAATCGTACAACAAGAAAGCTGAGCCTGACTGAAGCAGGCAAGCGTTACTATGACCATGTTTCTCAAGCACTAGCTTTGGCACAACAAGGGATGGACGCCGTTACCGAGCTGCAAGGTGAGCCTAAAGGTAAACTTAAGATAACCGCCCCAATGTCTTTTGGCGTGCTTTACATCGCCCCTATCATTGCCGAATTTCTTGAGCAGTTTCCAAAAGTCACTATCGACCTACAACTAGAAGATCAAATGGTCGACTTAATCGAAGGAGAGTTCGACCTCGCCATTCGTATTGGCAACCTACCTATCTCAAATCTGGTGGCAAAGCGTCTAGTCAATTGCAAAAGCGTCTTGTGCGCATCACCTGAATACATAAAGCGTAATGGCTCACCGAAAAAGCCCTCTGATTTGATCGATCATAACTGCCTTGTTTACTCCTATTTCAGAGGCGGCAGTGAATGGACATTCGAGCAAGCGCACAACGAGTTTAAAGTGATTCCCAAAGGGAACTTTATTGTGAACAACAGTGAGGCGATCCGCCGCGCGCTCATCGAAGGTTTAGGTGTGGGTCAGTTGCCTACCTTTCTGGTGAGCAAAGACATCTTGTCTGGAAAATTGCTGCCCATAATGACGCCCTATTCTTTGCCCGAACACGCTATTTATGCCGTGTTTCCTGAACGTAAGCATCTTCCACATAAAGTAAGGGCATTTATGGAGTTCGTTGCGGACAAATTGGGCAGAGACAAACCGGTTTGGGACGAAGGTATATTCTGA
- the elbB gene encoding isoprenoid biosynthesis glyoxalase ElbB — protein sequence MKKVAVILSGCGVFDGSEIHEAVLALHAIEKQGASWHCFAPNIEQLHVINHLTGEVMTEKRNVLVEAARLVRGKIDDVEKLKADDYDALLLPGGFGAAKNLTDFAVKGTECTINAHVASACRAFAQSGKPAAYLCIAPTIIPMIYEHGVQGTIGNDKDTAIAFNHMGGDHINCPVDDFVYDHEHNVLSTPAYMLAGSISEAASGIERLVEKLIELA from the coding sequence ATGAAAAAAGTAGCCGTGATTTTAAGTGGCTGTGGTGTCTTCGATGGCTCAGAAATTCATGAAGCTGTCTTAGCGCTCCATGCCATTGAGAAGCAAGGGGCAAGCTGGCACTGCTTTGCGCCTAATATCGAACAACTGCATGTTATCAATCACCTGACTGGTGAAGTGATGACAGAAAAGCGCAATGTTCTGGTAGAGGCCGCTCGGCTTGTTCGAGGCAAGATAGACGATGTAGAAAAACTCAAAGCCGACGACTACGATGCGTTACTCCTTCCCGGTGGATTTGGCGCGGCAAAAAACTTAACTGATTTTGCAGTTAAAGGCACAGAGTGCACCATTAATGCTCATGTTGCGTCTGCTTGTCGAGCATTCGCTCAATCTGGTAAACCAGCCGCGTATCTGTGTATCGCCCCCACCATTATTCCAATGATTTATGAGCACGGCGTGCAAGGCACAATTGGGAATGACAAAGATACCGCCATCGCTTTCAATCACATGGGGGGGGATCACATCAACTGCCCAGTAGATGACTTCGTCTATGACCATGAACACAACGTTCTTTCTACGCCAGCTTATATGTTGGCAGGCAGTATTTCAGAAGCCGCATCAGGTATCGAACGTCTGGTTGAGAAGCTAATAGAGCTGGCATAG